In Populus nigra chromosome 1, ddPopNigr1.1, whole genome shotgun sequence, one genomic interval encodes:
- the LOC133701643 gene encoding pentatricopeptide repeat-containing protein At5g59600, with protein sequence MYLLLSRYQFKGALAFFKSHHKLPILIISRRSFRSSSETYFHLIETYGRDRALQQGKKLHAHLIINGLARLTHFASKLISFYVETKQLSDARKLFDKIPESNIRRWIVLIGAYSRRGLIQEALSVFYEMQKQGLGANKFVIPSVLKCCGHVYDVQTGRILHSVILKYSIESDVYVISSLIDMYSKCGEVEKARRVFDRMVEKDLVALNAMLSGYGQHGFAKEGFALMDKMEKLGIKPNVITWNSLISGFAQKGDDAMVSKMFELMISKGVEPDVISWTSVISGLVQNFRNEAAFDAFKQMLGWEFLPTSATISTVLAACATMANVRRGREIHGYAVVIRVEDDVYVRSALVDMYAKCGFISEASMLFYMMPERNTVTWNSMIFGYANHGYCDEAIELFDQMEKSEGNKLDHLTFTAVLTACSHAGMVEHGQSLFLLMQQKYKIVPRLEHYACMVDLLGRAGNLNEAYDMIKKMPVKPDLFVWGALLGACRNHGDIGLAEVAARHLAELEPENAGNNMLMSNLYADAGSWENVSRSKKMIKRKRLKNFPGCSWIEEAS encoded by the coding sequence ATGTACCTGCTTCTTTCCCGTTACCAATTCAAGGGAGCTTTAGCATTTTTTAAATCCCACCATAAGCTTCCCATCCTAATCATATCACGCCGTTCATTTCGATCATCATCGGAAACTTATTTTCATCTCATCGAAACATACGGTCGTGATCGAGCATTACAGCAAGGGAAAAAACTTCATGCTCATCTCATCATTAACGGTTTAGCTCGTTTGACCCATTTTGCCTCCAAACTCATCTCTTTCTATGTAGAAACTAAGCAGTTATCTGACGCTCGCAAGTTGTTCGACAAAATTCCCGAGTCAAATATCCGCCGTTGGATTGTGCTCATTGGGGCCTATTCTCGTCGTGGGCTTATTCAAGAAGCTTTGAGTGTTTTCTATGAAATGCAAAAGCAGGGTTTAGGGGCCAACAAGTTTGTTATTCCTAGCGTACTCAAATGTTGTGGTCATGTGTATGATGTGCAAACTGGGAGGATTTTGCACTCTGTGATTTTGAAGTATTCGATTGAATCGGATGTTTATGTTATTAGTTCATTGATCGATATGTACTCTAAATGTGGAGAAGTTGAAAAGGCACGGCGAGTGTTTGATAGGATGGTGGAGAAAGACTTGGTGGCTTTGAATGCCATGCTTTCGGGTTATGGTCAACATGGTTTTGCTAAAGAAGGATTTGCTTTGATGGATAAAATGGAAAAATTGGGTATAAAGCCTAATGTAATAACTTGGAATAGCTTGATTTCGGGGTTTGCACAAAAGGGTGATGATGCAATGGTTTCAAAGATGTTTGAATTGATGATCAGTAAGGGAGTGGAGCCTGATGTGATTTCTTGGACTTCGGTTATATCAGGGTTGGTGCAAAATTTTCGTAACGAGGCAGCTTTTGATGCATTTAAACAGATGTTGGGCTGGGAATTTCTTCCAACCTCTGCTACAATTAGTACTGTTTTGGCTGCTTGTGCGACCATGGCTAATGTAAGGAGAGGGAGGGAGATACACGGCTATGCAGTGGTGATTAGAGTTGAAGATGATGTATATGTAAGAAGTGCTCTTGTTGACATGTATGCCAAATGTGGTTTTATATCAGAAGCAAGTATGCTATTTTATATGATGCCTGAGAGGAATACGGTTACTTGGAATTCGATGATTTTTGGGTATGCAAATCATGGTTACTGTGATGAAGCAATTGAGCTTTTTGATCAAATGGAGAAATCAGAGGGAAATAAGCTTGATCACTTGACCTTCACAGCTGTCCTTACTGCTTGTAGTCATGCTGGAATGGTTGAACATGGACAAAGTTTGTTTCTCTTGATGCAACAGAAGTACAAGATTGTTCCAAGATTAGAGCATTATGCATGCATGGTGGATCTTCTTGGTAGGGCTGGAAATCTTAATGAGGCTTATGATATGATTAAGAAAATGCCTGTTAAGCCTGATTTATTCGTGTGGGGAGCATTATTAGGGGCATGTAGGAATCATGGGGATATAGGTCTTGCTGAGGTAGCAGCTAGGCATTTGGCTGAGCTTGAGCCTGAGAATGCTGGGAATAATATGCTTATGTCAAATTTGTATGCTGATGCTGGTAGCTGGGAAAACGTATCAAGGTCTAAGAAGATGATAAAACGTAAAAGGCTGAAAAACTTTCCGGGGTGCAGTTGGATAGAGGAAGCTAGCTGA